The following proteins come from a genomic window of Lycium ferocissimum isolate CSIRO_LF1 chromosome 4, AGI_CSIRO_Lferr_CH_V1, whole genome shotgun sequence:
- the LOC132054241 gene encoding uncharacterized protein LOC132054241, whose product MLSRVLKKVESTDTFCKETRDEVKSMGQVVSSHSTSIKQLESQLGQISSILNQRQKGTLPSDTIANLANDEHKLNAITTRSGKQVGEETVLKKYVVVDDDWVVGEPMVVEKQVEPTKKRVTFEEPIVVEKGPESGKATGDEKLDDEAPQTMKTIPKTPPPFPQRLAKEADDGKFLKFIEWLKGLSINIPLVEALEQMPGYAKFMKDLVKKRRSSSFETMGGTHHYSAIVTKALVQKKEDPGAFIISCTVGKYKFAIALCDLGASINLMSLAIFNKLGLGTPRPTTMRLLMADRTVKRPVGILYDVLVRVDRFIFLVDFVILDCEVDFEVPIILGRPFLATGHALVDMERGDLKLRMNDEVVTFHICKFMKQPANMSVVSVIDTIDEAIESTVEHEHMGEMLAVVLMNYDRDDDEEFEETANALIGLGSYHYNPKKLDLDLENRASPPAKPSIIEPLTLEFKPLPSHLMVILRRYKKAIGWCIADIQGIPPGICTHKIQLDEECELSIKHQRRLNPPMQEVLKTEIIKWLDAGVVYPIAYTSWVSPVQCVPKKGGITVVLNAKNELIPTRSVTGWRVCMDYRKLNKWTKKDHFQMPFMDQMLDRPAGRDYYCFLDGYSGYNQIKIAPEDQE is encoded by the coding sequence GCGAACCTAGCAAATGATGAACACAAGTTGAATGCTATCACAACGAGGAGTGGTAAGCAAGTTGGGGAGGAGACCGTGTTGAAAAAGTATGTTGTGGTTGATGATGATTGGGTTGTTGGTGAACCAATGGTTGTTGAAAAGCAAGTTGAGCCAACAAAGAAGAGGGTTACTTTTGAAGAGCCCATTGTGGTAGAGAAGGGTCCCGAAAGTGGTAAAGCCACGGGAGATGAGAAGTTGGATGATGAGGCACCTCAAACAATGAAAACTATTCCCAAGACTCCACCACCATTCCCTCAAAGATTAGCCAAAGAAGCGGATGATGGGAAATTTCTCAAGTTCATTGAATGGTTGAAGGGGCTTTCAATTAATATTCCATTGGTCGAGGCACTTGAACAAATGCCCGGTTATGCAAAGTTCATGAAGGATCTAGTGAAAAAGAGAAGGAGCTCAAGCTTTGAAACCATGGGAGGCACTCATCATTATAGTGCAATTGTTACCAAAGCTTTggtccaaaagaaagaagatccCGGAGCCTTCATAATTTCATGCACAGTCGGAAAATACAAGTTTGCAATAGCTCTATGTGATCTTGGAGCAAGCATCAATTTGATGTCGCTTGCTATATTCAACAAGTTGGGTTTGGGCACTCCCCGTCCCACTACGATGAGATTACTTATGGCGGATAGAACCGTAAAGAGGCCCGTCGGCATTCTTTATGATGTACTTGTGAGAGTGGACCGGTTTATTTTTTTGGTCGATTTTGTGATCTTGGATTGCGAAGTTGACTTTGAAGTGCCCATAATCTTGGGAAGACCATTCTTAGCTACGGGGCATGCCCTCGTGGATATGGAGAGAGGTGATTTGAAATTGAGAATGAATGATGAAGTGGTCACCTTCCACATTTGCAAATTTATGAAGCAACCGGCGAATATGAGTGTCGTATCGGTTATTGATACCATTGATGAAGCCATCGAATCAACCGTAGAACATGAACATATGGGTGAGATGCTAGCGGTAGtcttgatgaattatgataggGATGATGATGAAGAGTTTGAGGAGACGGCGAACGCTTTGATTGGGTTGGGGTCATATCACTACAATCCAAAGAAACTTGATCTTGATTTAGAGAACCGGGCATCTCCTCCCGCAAAGCCCTCCATTATTGAGCCTCTTACTTTGGAATTCAAACCTCTTCCTTCACATTTGATGGTGATCTTGAGGAGATATAAGAAAGCTATTGGTTGGTGTATTGCGGATATCCAAGGGATTCCGCCCGGCATTTGTACTCACAAGATCCAACTTGATGAAGAGTGTGAACTAAGCATCAAACATCAAAGGAGGTTGAATCCTCCTATGCAAGAGGTATTGAAGACCGAGATCATCAAGTGGTTGGATGCTGGGGTTGTGTATCCGATAGCGTATACCTCTTGGGTAAGTCCGGTCCAATGTGTCCCCAAGAAGGGTGGAATAACTGTGGTGCTAAATGCTAAAAATGAATTGATCCCTACACGCTCGGTCACCGGATGGCGGGTATGCATGGATTATAGGAAGCTGAACAAATGGACCAAAAAGGATCACTTCCAAATGCCTTTCatggatcaaatgcttgataggCCTGCAGGAAGAGATTATTATTGCTTCCTTGATGGTTATTCCGGATACAATCAAATCAAAATTGCTCCCGAAGACCAGGAGTAA